AGCCGTCCTGATCGTCCAGCACGATCTCCCGGAAGGTCACCTGTCCCCTGGCAGTGAACAGGTCCAGGTGCTCCTGGTAGTACTCCCGGGCCTCCTGGTCGCTGACCGATAGGGTCGAGCGCACTTGCTGATCGAGGACGAAATCCGGAGCCGCGGAAGAAACCAGCCGATCGAGCAGCTCATCGCGGGTGATGAAATACTGCTCGAGCAACTTGTCCAGGTCTTCGGTGGTCGCGATGTCCCGGCTCTTCATGAAGCGGTCGAGCAGATCCTGCTTGATCGAGTCCATGTCGAACAGTCGCTCCGCCTCCTGCACCATCAGCCGGTCCCAGATCATCCGCAGCAGAACCTGCTCTTTGATCTCCTTGATCTGCGCCGCCAGGTCGGCGCCGCCGCCCTGGTCCATGGCCTGCTTGATGGCCATCTGTTCGGTTTCCTGGAGATCGGAATAGAGAATGATGTCGTCGTTGATCCAGGCCACGATGTCCTGGACTTTCTCTTCGAGAACGAGCCCGCTCTGGGCCCGGACGGCCGCCGGCAACAGGGCGACGAGCAACAGGCCGATGGGGACGATACGTTTCATCTTTCAGGGCTCCTCGGGCGGCGCAGGCAGCGCCGGTGCGCGCACGCCTTCCTCCTCCGCTAGCTGTACCAGCCGCTGCCGGCGCAGGGACTCGAGCTTCTCCGTGAGCAGGCGCTGT
The Acidobacteriota bacterium genome window above contains:
- a CDS encoding peptidyl-prolyl cis-trans isomerase; amino-acid sequence: MKRIVPIGLLLVALLPAAVRAQSGLVLEEKVQDIVAWINDDIILYSDLQETEQMAIKQAMDQGGGADLAAQIKEIKEQVLLRMIWDRLMVQEAERLFDMDSIKQDLLDRFMKSRDIATTEDLDKLLEQYFITRDELLDRLVSSAAPDFVLDQQVRSTLSVSDQEAREYYQEHLDLFTARGQVTFREIVLDDQDGSRREQAEEIARRGREGEDFEKLVAEFSDSPSKAIGGRIGPMDPADLVPEVAEAVLGAEVGGIAGPFRTDRGWHIVKVEQRVDASVTPYEQARRNCEEACRNAKFEPAFREFIQGLWDTATIEVRKEYADRIAEPWRESIVIR